One Candidatus Methylomirabilota bacterium genomic window, CTCACCTTCAAGCCCGACAAGAGCAACATCCTGAACTACGACACGGGGGAGACGGCCACGCTGATCAACGCCGACGGGTTCACCCAGGGCCGCCTCCAGCCGGGCGACGTCAAGACCCTGCGCGCCACCTTCCGGGTGCCGAAGGGCGCCAAGAAGGTGGGCATCACGGTGTCGGGAATCGGGACCTTTGACGACGTGGAGGTCGCCCAATAGAGCCCGGATCGCTCCGCGAGGAGTCGGAGACGATCAGGGAGGCGTGTACCTCGCCGTAGCCGTTTCCCGCGTCAGTCCGGCGCCTCCGAGACCGAAGGCTCTGGGAAACCCCCAGGGCCTTCGGCAGTTTCTCGGGGACATGCTCGATCGCGCGCCCATGGGCCTGGCCAACTGGCTGACGATCGTCCGCATCCTGCTGATCCCGGTCTTCGTGACCCTCCTGGTCTACAACCGGGTCATCCTGGCTTTGTGCGCTTTCGTCCTGGCCGGCGTGACGGACATGCTGGATGGATACATCGCGCGGACCCGCGACAGCCAGACCCGCCTGGGTGCATTCCTCGATCCGCTGGCGGACAAGCTCCTCCTCACGGCGGCGTTCGTCACGCTGACTTACAAGTTTCCGCGGCTCCTGCCCTTCTGGGTGACGGCGGTGGTCCTCAGTCGCGACCTCGTCC contains:
- the pgsA gene encoding CDP-diacylglycerol--glycerol-3-phosphate 3-phosphatidyltransferase — its product is MLDRAPMGLANWLTIVRILLIPVFVTLLVYNRVILALCAFVLAGVTDMLDGYIARTRDSQTRLGAFLDPLADKLLLTAAFVTLTYKFPRLLPFWVTAVVLSRDLVLILVAALIMLTRGQVNPAPTLLGKTSTVFQMITVGVALLAVTVADAGWLLRHLLIPITVALTLASGVQYLVLAPRYVEWEPR